The following coding sequences lie in one Pungitius pungitius chromosome 18, fPunPun2.1, whole genome shotgun sequence genomic window:
- the LOC119203348 gene encoding uncharacterized protein LOC119203348 isoform X1: MTRRRVDLLEHCRSRSGAKNPLLSILNRERMALRKVLSSKPQTPYFKPPAIHICVVALKDQHRVTRWDFQDGRAVAAVTKANAVMAISDGHSVAKVTLYEDLKAQVQEGASYVVRGYNLRGNSPPYAFNVSRETEFFRSSALVIDEKLQNEALRLINPRSPLTPLSTCRESAGLVTVEGEVVEVSNFPFNGTAIYIANVGCCCKIKSVSPPDCSYENINTQIHCVQVSELKEVVVARDRVPLQNITLKQGETKVPVSLWRETALHCCEIGNVLRVSHLRGSESNYGFRLQTTVESAIEAVSSTAAEEVGVYGATPARGAPGSLKVLLEDDRTLFIEESKWLPIAAIMEAPPLPVKITVKGNTIVAIEAMRKEE, encoded by the exons ATGACGAGGCGGCGCGTGGACCTTCTAGAACATTGTCGGAGCCGCAGCGGCGCGAAAAATCCACTGCTGTCCATCCTGAACCGAGAAAG aatggcGTTAAGAAAAGTTCTTTCGTCGAAGCCCCAAACCCCTTACTTTAAGCCCCCGGCAATACACATTTGTGTGGTTGCACTGAAGGACCAGCATAGGGTCACGAGGTGGGACTTCCAGGACGGCAGAGCGGTGGCGGCCGTCACAAAAGCTAATGCCGTCATGGCCATCAGCGACGGGCACTCCGTGGCCAAAGTGACCCTGTATGAAGACCTGAAGGCCCAAGTTCAAGAGGGTGCTTCCTACGTGGTTCGTGGCTATAACCTGAGGGGCAATTCCCCTCCATATGCCTTTAATGTCTCAAGGGAGACAGAATTCTTTCGAAGCAGCGCCCTCGTCATCGACGAGAAATTACAAAACGAGGCCTTGAGGCTGATCaatcctcgctcgcccctgacccccctcagcacctgcagggaatctgctggtctggtcacggtggaaggggaggtggtCGAGGTAAGTAACTTTCCGTTTAACGGGACTGCGATATATATAGCCAatgtaggttgttgctgtaaaatTAAGAGTGTAAGTCCGCCGGACTGCAGCTATGAGAACATTAACACCCAAATCCACTGTGTTCAGgtgtctgagctgaaggaggtggtggtggcgagGGACCGCGTGCCACTGCAAAACATCACGTTGAAGCAG ggggaaacaaaggtGCCCGTGTCCCTCTGGAGGGAAACCGCCCTCCACTGCTGTGAGATCGGGAACGTCCTGAGAGTGTCCCACCTGAGAGGGTCGGAGTCCAATTATGGATTCCGGCTCCAAACAACGGTGGAGTCAGCAATTGAG GCGGTCAGTTCCAcggcagcggaggaggttgGAGTTTACGGGGCAACACCGGCACGCGGGGCTCCCGGAAGCCTAAAAGTGCTCCTGGAGGACGACAGGACGCTGTTCATCGAGGAGAGCAAGTGGCTGCCAATAGCTGCCATAATGGAAGCGCCACCCTTACCGGTCAAAATAACCGTTAAAGGCAACACCattgtcgccattgaagccatgcggaaggaggagtag
- the LOC119203348 gene encoding uncharacterized protein LOC119203348 isoform X2, whose translation MTRRRVDLLEHCRSRSGAKNPLLSILNRERMALRKVLSSKPQTPYFKPPAIHICVVALKDQHRVTRWDFQDGRAVAAVTKANAVMAISDGHSVAKVTLYEDLKAQVQEGASYVVRGYNLRGNSPPYAFNVSRETEFFRSSALVIDEKLQNEALRLINPRSPLTPLSTCRESAGLVTVEGEVVEVSELKEVVVARDRVPLQNITLKQGETKVPVSLWRETALHCCEIGNVLRVSHLRGSESNYGFRLQTTVESAIEAVSSTAAEEVGVYGATPARGAPGSLKVLLEDDRTLFIEESKWLPIAAIMEAPPLPVKITVKGNTIVAIEAMRKEE comes from the exons ATGACGAGGCGGCGCGTGGACCTTCTAGAACATTGTCGGAGCCGCAGCGGCGCGAAAAATCCACTGCTGTCCATCCTGAACCGAGAAAG aatggcGTTAAGAAAAGTTCTTTCGTCGAAGCCCCAAACCCCTTACTTTAAGCCCCCGGCAATACACATTTGTGTGGTTGCACTGAAGGACCAGCATAGGGTCACGAGGTGGGACTTCCAGGACGGCAGAGCGGTGGCGGCCGTCACAAAAGCTAATGCCGTCATGGCCATCAGCGACGGGCACTCCGTGGCCAAAGTGACCCTGTATGAAGACCTGAAGGCCCAAGTTCAAGAGGGTGCTTCCTACGTGGTTCGTGGCTATAACCTGAGGGGCAATTCCCCTCCATATGCCTTTAATGTCTCAAGGGAGACAGAATTCTTTCGAAGCAGCGCCCTCGTCATCGACGAGAAATTACAAAACGAGGCCTTGAGGCTGATCaatcctcgctcgcccctgacccccctcagcacctgcagggaatctgctggtctggtcacggtggaaggggaggtggtCGAG gtgtctgagctgaaggaggtggtggtggcgagGGACCGCGTGCCACTGCAAAACATCACGTTGAAGCAG ggggaaacaaaggtGCCCGTGTCCCTCTGGAGGGAAACCGCCCTCCACTGCTGTGAGATCGGGAACGTCCTGAGAGTGTCCCACCTGAGAGGGTCGGAGTCCAATTATGGATTCCGGCTCCAAACAACGGTGGAGTCAGCAATTGAG GCGGTCAGTTCCAcggcagcggaggaggttgGAGTTTACGGGGCAACACCGGCACGCGGGGCTCCCGGAAGCCTAAAAGTGCTCCTGGAGGACGACAGGACGCTGTTCATCGAGGAGAGCAAGTGGCTGCCAATAGCTGCCATAATGGAAGCGCCACCCTTACCGGTCAAAATAACCGTTAAAGGCAACACCattgtcgccattgaagccatgcggaaggaggagtag